One genomic region from Salvia hispanica cultivar TCC Black 2014 chromosome 2, UniMelb_Shisp_WGS_1.0, whole genome shotgun sequence encodes:
- the LOC125204769 gene encoding uncharacterized protein LOC125204769 produces the protein MAQLLFRGILHVKTFSKANDVNLRALATKPLSKTDLFCGKARNVQFFAIKAKTSAEADVFDNDSAEVNDKDGFGVVGIHHVGFFCENLERSLHFYQDILGLPINEARPHDKLPFRGAWIWVGADMIHLSELPNPDPLTGRPEPEPDRHACIAIRDLSKLKDILDKAGIPYTLRPGQPRIFTRDPDANMLEFAQAE, from the exons ATGGCGCAACTCTTGTTTCGTGGAATTCTCCATGTCAAGACCTTCAGCAAG GCCAATGATGTAAATCTAAGAGCTCTTGCTACCAAACCACTGTCAAAAACAGATTTGTTTTGTGGAAAAGCTAGAAATGTGCAATTTTTTGCAATAAAGGCTAAAACATCCGCGGAGGCAGATGTGTTTGATAATGATTCTGCTGAGGTTAACGACAAGGATG GTTTTGGAGTTGTTGGCATCCACCATGTTGGATTCTTTTGTGAGAATCTTGAAAGGTCACTGCATTTTTACCAGGATATTCTCG GTCTACCAATAAATGAGGCACGTCCACACGACAAGCTCCCCTTCAGGGGTGCTTGGATATGGGTTGGCGCTGACATGATACATCTTTCGGAGCTTCCAAATCCTGACCCATTAACTGGACGGCCAGAGCCAGAGCCAGACCGCCATGCCTGCATAGCGATACGAGATCTTTCCAAGCTAAAGGATATCCTCGATAAAGCTG GCATACCCTATACCCTTCGCCCGGGACAGCCAAGAATCTTCACCAGGGATCCGGATGCCAACATGCTCGAGTTTGCACAGGCAGAGTGA
- the LOC125203565 gene encoding acyl-protein thioesterase 1 homolog 1-like, whose product MSYSNSSMGSGSRTARRNVEFGRTYVVKPKGKHQATIVWLHGLGDNGSSWSQLLESLPLPNIKWICPTAPTRPVAILGGFPCTAWFDVGELSEDCPDDFEGLDSSAAHIANLLSTEPTDIKLGIGGFSMGAATALYSATCFAHGKYGNGYPYTVNLRAIVGLSGWLPGARSLRNKIEGSHDAARRAASLPILLSHGLCDEVVPHKHGEKSYHALNLAGFRNLSFKTYEGIGHYTVPKEMDEVCNWLNSRLGL is encoded by the exons ATGAGCTACTCCAATTCATCAATGGGCTCTG GGAGTAGAACAGCTAGAAGGAATGTTGAGTTTGGGAGGACTTATGTTGTTAAGCCTAAAGGGAAGCACCAGGCTACTATAGTCTGGCTGCATGGCCTTGGTGACAATGGCTCAAG TTGGTCGCAACTTTTGGAAAGTCTTCCCCTTCCAAAT ATAAAATGGATATGCCCCACTGCTCCAACGCGCCCTGTGGCTATACTTGGTGGATTTCCTTGCACTGCTT GGTTTGATGTTGGCGAGCTTTCTGAAGATTGTCCGGATGATTTCGAAGGTTTAGATTCCTCAGCAGCGCACATCGCTAATTTACTTTCCACAGAGCCTACCGACA TTAAACTTGGTATAGGAGGCTTCAGCATGGGAGCTGCAACTGCCCTCTATTCCGCGACTTGCTTTGCGCATGGTAAATATGGAAACGGCTACCCTTATACTGTTAATTTAAGGGCCATTGTTGGCCTAAGTGGCTGGCTTCCTGGTGCAAG GAGTCTAAGAAACAAGATTGAAGGATCGCACGATGCTGCAAGACGCGCTGCATCACTGCCAATTTTGCTCTCACACGGACTCT GTGATGAAGTGGTTCCTCACAAACATGGAGAGAAATCCTACCATGCCTTGAACCTTGCTGGTTTCCGAAATCTATCATTCAAAACCTACGAAGG GATCGGGCACTACACCGTGCCTAAAGAGATGGACGAGGTATGCAATTGGCTAAACTCGAGGCTGGGGCTGTAG
- the LOC125207923 gene encoding protein WHAT'S THIS FACTOR 9, mitochondrial — protein sequence MNSKYKALASLGNFPLHNLLHCRTIAKVRLKWVKNRSLDHNIDVQTDIKAAFLIKNAIIRSPTGYLTSKSLIDSQKLLGITVPTLRFMRRYPTLFEEYPHPKYPSLACFKLTELGMMMHQKELGVYEQCEGDIVERLCRVLMMTRSQMLPFQSLHPLKWDLGLPDDFDRNLIRKYPDHFRVVKGTSGTNCLKLVQWPEDFSVSLLQKMNEKSIEESTEGFSRYRGFRRGKVALEFPMSFPRGYGAQKKVKAWMDEFQKLPYISPYEDSRGIDPNSDIMEKRVVGLLHEFLGLTIYKKTKRNYLRCLREEFNLPHRFTRIFTRYPGIFYLSLKCKTTSVALREGYQRGKLVNPHPLAKHRDKVYYLMRTGLIYRGKALDVIPRLDNLVDNDAEDVGEEDEDEEEEIEMSGEDYDLEAETDSGTD from the exons ATGAACTCCAAGTACAAAGCTCTAGCTTCATTAGGGAATTTCCCACTTCACAATCTTCTCCATTGCCGCACAATTGCCAAAGTTAGGCTGAAATGGGTCAAAAACCGGTCTTTGGACCACAACATCGACGTCCAAACAGATATTAAAGCTGcttttctcataaaaaatgCCATAATCCGCTCTCCCACTGGATATTTAACCTCCAAATCGCTCATCGATTCTCAGAAACTGCTTGGCATCACTGTACCCACGCTGCGCTTCATGCGTAGGTACCCCACTCTATTTGAGGAGTACCCTCATCCCAAATACCCCTCTTTGGCATGTTTCAAGTTGACTGAGTTGGGAATGATGATGCATCAGAAGGAGCTGGGAGTGTACGAGCAGTGTGAAGGTGATATCGTGGAGAGGCTGTGCAGGGTTCTAATGATGACTCGCAGTCAAATG CTGCCTTTTCAATCCTTGCATCCATTAAAATGGGATTTAGGATTGCCTGACGATTTCGACAGAAACTTGATAAGAAAATATCCAGATCATTTTCGGGTGGTGAAGGGAACTAGTGGGACCAACTGCTTGAAGCTAGTACAGTGGCCAGAGGATTTTTCTGTTTCTCTGTTGCAGAAGATGAATGAGAAGAGCATAGAAGAGAGCACCGAGGGATTTTCCCGGTACAGAGGATTCAGGAGGGGGAAGGTTGCATTAGAGTTCCCAATGAGTTTCCCGAGGGGTTATGGAGCTCAGAAGAAGGTGAAAGCATGGATGGATGAGTTTCAAAAGCTGCCTTACATATCTCCTTATGAAGATTCAAGAGGAATTGATCCCAACAGTGATATTATGGAGAAAAGAGTAGTGGGGTTGCTTCATGAGTTTCTAGGCCTCACTATATACAAGAAGACTAAGAGAAATTACTTGAGATGTTTGAGGGAGGAGTTTAATCTTCCCCATAGGTTTACTCGGATCTTTACTCGATATCCTGGGATATTTTACCTCTCGCTCAAATGCAAGACTACAAGTGTGGCATTGAGAGAAGGGTATCAACGGGGTAAGCTGGTCAATCCACATCCTCTGGCTAAACATAGAGACAAAGTCTACTATCTCATGAGAACGGGTCTGATTTATCGAGGTAAAGCTCTCGATGTCATACCTCGTCTTGACAATCTAGTCGATAATGATGCGGAAGAtgttggagaagaagatgaagatgaagaagaagaaatcgAGATGAGTGGTGAAGATTATGATTTGGAGGCTGAAACCGATTCGGGCACAGATTAG
- the LOC125203247 gene encoding putative cytochrome c oxidase subunit 5b-like — translation MFRRLAVQLRTLAPPRSAPKAAQFSGGSSRPTENVVRSATVFSRHFSSESGNVPKKVEDIVPIATGHEREELQAEIEGRDILEINHPSGPFGTKEAPAVIKSYYDKRIVGCPGDEGEDEHDIVWFWLEKGKPHECPVCSQYFVLEVVGPGGPPDGHGDDDEDGHHY, via the exons ATGTTCAGAAGGCTCGCTGTCCAGCTCCGCACTCTCGCTCCGCCTCGATCCGCTCCCAAGGCCGCCCAATTCTCCGGTGGATCATCCAGACCTACGGAGAATGTTGTCCGTTCAGCTACCGTATTTTCTCGCCACTTCTCTTCGGAATCAG GGAATGTGCCTAAAAAAGTGGAGGATATAGTGCCGATTGCTACTGGTCATGAGCGCGAAGAGCTTCAGGCCGAGATTGAA GGAAGGGACATTCTGGAGATCAATCATCCGTCTGGTCCATTTGGAACAAAG GAAGCACCTGCAGTGATCAAGTCTTATTATGACAAAAGAATTGTAGGATGTCCCGGCGATGAAGGCG AGGATGAGCATGACATCGTTTGGTTTTGGCTGGAGAAGGGGAAGCCACATGAATGCCCAGTATGCTCACAGTACTTTGTG TTGGAAGTAGTGGGCCCCGGTGGACCTCCTGATGGACATGgggatgatgatgaagatggtCATCACTACTGA
- the LOC125204451 gene encoding cytochrome P450 734A1-like, with amino-acid sequence MEDFHFHLLWLLLFSYILFVLLLKLVVHLWWAPRRVEDFFMKQGIKGPKYQLFLGNLKELASLNMLASAQSMPPLSHNILPRVLSFYHHWKKIYGSMFLVWFGPTARLTVSDPALIREIFILKSEMFEKNESPPLVRKIEGDGLLSLKGEKWSHHRKIIQPAFHTENLKLMMPMMAKSMEAAVMKWSEGMCSGGEVEVDVSDWFQNLVEDVITRATFGRSYEEGKAIFELQSQQMVHATEAYQKVFIPGYRFLPTKKNRICWRLEKEIRKSLLKLIDGRRRRRGEEGASEECPNDLLEVMIKAAAITPNDVVEECKTIFFAGKHTTANLLTWTTVLLAMHPEWQEQARDEVLRVCGARDDLLLLPKLKTLGMILNESLRLYPPAVAIIRRAKTEVQLGGVHVPRGTELLIPILAVHHDPALWCHDPHEFNPGRFAKGVAHAAKHPMAYMPFGLGARRCVGQNLAIFQAKLAIAVILRRFSFELAPSYQHAPSVLMLLHPQHGAPIVFKKL; translated from the exons ATGGAAGATTTCCACTTCCACTTGCTATGGCTTCTTCTCTTCTCATATATTCTGTTTGTTCTTCTGCTCAAACTAGTGGTTCATCTGTGGTGGGCACCAAGGAGAGTTGAGGATTTCTTCATGAAACAGGGGATCAAAGGCCCCAAATACCAGCTCTTCTTGGGGAATTTGAAGGAGTTAGCCAGCTTGAATATGCTGGCGTCTGCTCAATCCATGCCTCCTCTCTCCCACAACATTCTCCCTAGAGTCCTCTCTTTCTACCACCATTGGAAGAAGATATATG GCTCCATGTTCCTGGTGTGGTTTGGGCCAACAGCAAGGCTCACAGTCTCTGACCCAGCCCTAATCAGAGAGATCTTCATCTTGAAATCAGAGATGTTTGAGAAGAATGAGTCACCACCACTGGTGAGGAAAATTGAAGGTGATGGTTTGCTGAGCCTCAAGGGGGAGAAATGGTCCCACCACAGGAAGATCATCCAGCCAGCTTTCCACACTGAGAATCTCAAG TTGATGATGCCAATGATGGCAAAGAGCATGGAAGCAGCAGTGATGAAATGGAGTGAGGGAATGTGCAGTGGTGGGGAAGTGGAGGTGGATGTTTCTGATTGGTTCCAGAATCTGGTTGAGGATGTGATCACAAGAGCTACTTTTGGGAGAAGCTATGAGGAAGGGAAAGCCATTTTTGAGCTGCAATCTCAGCAGATGGTCCATGCCACTGAGGCTTATCAGAAGGTCTTCATCCCTGGATACAG ATTTTTGCCGACTAAAAAGAACAGAATTTGTTGGAGGCTGGAGAAGGAAATCCGGAAATCGCTGCTGAAGCTCATCGAcgggaggcggcggcggcgagggGAGGAAGGTGCGTCGGAGGAATGCCCGAACGATTTGCTGGAGGTGATGATTAAGGCGGCGGCGATCACCCCAAACGACGTCGTGGAGGAGTGCAAAACGATCTTCTTCGCCGGAAAGCACACCACCGCGAATCTGCTGACGTGGACGACCGTGCTATTGGCCATGCATCCAGAGTGGCAGGAGCAGGCACGTGACGAGGTCCTCCGCGTGTGCGGGGCACGTGAcgacctcctcctcctccctaAGCTCAAAAcg CTGGGGATGATCCTGAACGAATCGCTGAGGCTGTACCCGCCGGCGgtggcgataatccggcgggCGAAGACGGAGGTGCAGCTGGGTGGGGTCCATGTGCCGCGGGGGACGGAGCTGCTGATCCCGATCCTGGCCGTGCACCACGACCCGGCGCTGTGGTGCCACGACCCGCACGAGTTCAATCCGGGCCGGTTCGCCAAGGGCGTGGCGCACGCCGCGAAGCACCCGATGGCGTACATGCCGTTCGGGCTCGGGGCGCGGCGGTGCGTGGGCCAGAATCTGGCCATATTCCAAGCCAAGCTGGCGATCGCGGTCATCCTGCGGAGGTTCTCGTTCGAGCTCGCGCCGAGCTACCAGCACGCGCCCTCCGTGCTCATGCTGCTCCACCCGCAGCACGGCGCGCCCATTGTGTTTAAAAAGTTATAg